The Chaetodon auriga isolate fChaAug3 chromosome 4, fChaAug3.hap1, whole genome shotgun sequence region ACGCTCTCAGACCACCACTCCTGTCCTTGTGATGCTTCATGTGAGTCTCAGTGGTGGATAAAAGCCACACCTCTTCCTTTTGCGCCTGTGAGAGTGGGAGCGTGAGCGATGCCTGTCCTTGTGTCGATGTTTCCGCTCTCTCTCACGATCCCGATCTCCACCTTCTTCTCTGGAACGGGAGGAGCGGTGGCGTCTTGAACGATGGGAAGACGAGCTGCCTCCATCCCTGCGAAGATAATTTTATTGAGAAAAAGATATTTAGGCTTGAAATCATCGGTCAGTCACGcctctgaaaaagacaaaactcaAAAATCAAAGTAAACATACCTGTATCGGTCTGCGCTTCTAGATCTTGACCtaaggcagaaacacacatcgGTTTCTGTTTCCAGATGACAATGAGCTGTTATCTGTACACCTGTGACAGTGGAAGTGAGGCTGTTTCTTACCTCCTtcgctccctctccctgtctcgtTCTCTCTCCCATTCTCGCTCTCTTTCGCGTTCTCGTTCTCGCTCCCGCTCTCGTTCTCGCTCCCGCTCAATCTCCCACTGTCGCTCcctttcatcttctttttcaCGTTCCTCTCGTCTTCTCATTCGCATTCGTTCTTGTTTCTCTATGACTGCTTTCTGCATGAAACAATAACAGCAGGAAAGTGAGAAATACTAGCAGCTGATTATATTCTACGTTCTGAGCAATACCAAATAATAGAAACATAGCTGAAACTCCATGAGAATCATGGTTCTGTACATGCCGGTCCCCTTACTCTGAGCTTTTCAAGCTTCTCGCGGATTTCAATGAAGCCGAGGTGCAGTTTGCCCCCAAAGTGGTCAGCTAGACGGCGATCGTTGTCATGAAGACCCAAGTAGGCAGAGCACACCTCGCACACCCGTAGCTTTTGTTGTTGAAAGCTGGAGGCTGGCATCGAGTTTCTGTACACATCCTGAAAGAAATGTTATGAGGCGGAGGAGACTGAGTTCAACTGCCTTTGGTTACAATTAAGTCACAGAATGATGAGTCACTGATGGCATCGCTGTTGATGTTATCAGTAAACTATACATGAGTCACAACAAAGCAGTTATTTAAGTTCTGacctctgcttctttcttcaGAGCGCGGGTCTTCTCCACCATTTCCAGCAACTGCTGGGCTTCATCTACATTCCCCTCGCTCCCGAGCTGCTCGGCCCGTGCCAGCATCTTCCCGATCTCTTCGTTCAGCTCGTGGACACGTTCTGCCTTTTCAtggcagaggaaaaggagatgTAAAAAATCAGCCCCAAGCTTACTTTTCACAGATTCTTGACAAACAGATGGTGAGTTATTCCCTTGAAGAATAAAGCATTCCCTAAAACCTGTCAAGAATCTAGCAGTGAGTTTGTCAcctttgcagccacttcagcgCTGATCTCATCCTGCGTCTCAGCTAGTCTCTTCTTGGCCAGCTCAGTCCTGCGGTCGCAGTCAGCAATGAAAGACTGAAGGTGTTCAGCAGCCTGTGAGAAAACACATGAGATAAATGACCTTTTGAGTGTGTGAAGTATAGACTTATAGAAAATAATGGTAATCATTTCAAACACTTGCTAAGATATACTAAAAGAGActcatttcctttttaaaacTTTGTCAGAAAACAACCTCTTTAGAAATTCCATAGGTACTTTGGAGAATTCTTAATGTGTAATTTATTACTTGTACTAAGTATATATGTTTACTATGTGCTTGCTATTTAGCATATACCAACAAGGTTTACCTGCGATACTCACACCAATCATCCTTAGAAACCTGACTGCTCATTCTTTCACCCTGCTCTCAATCACTCTTATGCAGTCAGTCacaattcaacagcaccacTTTGACCAAATTCTGATATTTTTGGATATGAGAGCAGCACAAGTGGAAAGCCAGAGTGTGTCTCGCTTATAAGCTGGACCCCTACCCTAGTCAAGTCTAGGCCATCAGTTTCAATTTTCAGCTCATCTTCTGCAAGCATCACATCATCAGGTGAACCATATAGGAGATGACAACCATCCAGAAGAAAGCAGGATGGTTGTCATCTCATTTACACTTTACACAGTCTGAATTAATTTACTGTCATCCAACCTGCTATCCCTGGTGTGACAGTAAAGCAGCCTTGTTGCGTGGTATAACTAAAGTGTGCATGATTGATTACTAACTGGCATTGTTTGAACATCTCCAAGATGAGGTTAGGAAGGTAGTCAGGATATGTACTATTAGGCTTTGCAGGCACTGATACCAAAAATAGAACtgtgaggaagaaaaacaaggtgctgtgttggtgttgttaCAATTATGGCTGAGAAACTGAAATATGATCCATGAAATCCAGCTCGAGTGATATGTGATTT contains the following coding sequences:
- the LOC143319918 gene encoding putative RNA-binding protein Luc7-like 1 yields the protein MSAQAQMRAMLDQLMGTGRDGDTMRQRIKFTDERVCKSHLLDSCPHDILSGTRMDLGECMKVHDLALRADYEIASKEQEYFFELDAAEHLQSFIADCDRRTELAKKRLAETQDEISAEVAAKAERVHELNEEIGKMLARAEQLGSEGNVDEAQQLLEMVEKTRALKKEAEDVYRNSMPASSFQQQKLRVCEVCSAYLGLHDNDRRLADHFGGKLHLGFIEIREKLEKLRKAVIEKQERMRMRRREEREKEDERERQWEIEREREREREREREREREREWERERDRERERRRSRSRSADRYRDGGSSSSHRSRRHRSSRSREEGGDRDRERERKHRHKDRHRSRSHSHRRKRKRSPRDRSSHTRERERSPSQDKCGEGWRDDRAEYRDWEDRENRENSPSADTARGRERERSLSYERDRRSSSEERESGEI